Proteins co-encoded in one Gadus morhua chromosome 6, gadMor3.0, whole genome shotgun sequence genomic window:
- the LOC115545230 gene encoding serine/threonine-protein phosphatase PP1-gamma catalytic subunit, whose amino-acid sequence MADVDKLNIDSIIQRLLEVRGAKPGKNVQLQEIEIRGLCLKSREIFLSQPILLELEAPLKICGDIHGQYYDLLRLFEYGGFPPESNYLFLGDYVDRGKQSLETICLLLAYKIKYPENFFLLRGNHECASINRIYGFYDECKRRYNIKLWKTFTDCFNCLPIAAIVDEKIFCCHGGLSPDLQSMEQIRRVMRPTDVPDQGLLCDLLWSDPDKDVMGWGENDRGVSFTFGSEVVAKFLHKHDLDLICRAHQVVEDGYEFFAKRQLVTLFSAPNYCGEFDNAGAMMSVDETLMCSFQILKPAEKKKPNGSRPVTPPRNMVTKQAKK is encoded by the exons ATGGCAGATGTTGACAAGCTCAACATAGACAGCATCATCCAACGCCTTCTAGAGG TCAGAGGTGCAAAACCCGGGAAGAATGTTCAGCTGCAGGAGATCGAAATCCGTGGTTTATGCCTGAAGTCAAGAGAGATATTCCTCAGCCAGCCGATCCTCCTGGAGCTCGAAGCCCCTCTGAAGATCTGTG GCGACATCCACGGGCAATACTATGACCTGCTCAGGCTCTTTGAGTACGGGGGCTTTCCTCCGGAGAGCAACTATCTATTTCTTGGAGACTATGTGGACCGAGGGAAGCAGTCCCTGGAGACCATCTGTCTTCTGCTGGCCTACAAGATCAAATACCCAGAGAACTTCTTCCTGCTCAGGGGCAACCACGAGTGTGCCTCCATCAACAGAATATATGGTTTCTACGACGAGT GTAAAAGAAGGTACAACATCAAGCTTTGGAAAACCTTCACAGATTGTTTCAACTGCCTCCCAATCGCAGCTATAGTGGATGAGAAAATATTTTGCTGCCACGGAG GGCTGTCACCGGACCTGCAGTCCATGGAGCAGATAAGGCGCGTGATGCGTCCCACCGATGTGCCCGACCAGGGCCTGCTCTGCGACCTGCTGTGGTCTGACCCAGACAAGGACGTCATGGGCTGGGGGGAAAACGACAGGGGGGTGTCCTTCACGTTTGGTTCAGAGGTCGTGGCCAAGTTCTTGCACAAGCACGATCTAGACTTGATTTGTCGTGCCCATCAG GTCGTTGAAGATGGGTATGAGTTTTTCGCCAAGAGACAGCTTGTGACTCTGTTCTCTGCTCCCAACTACTGTGGGGAGTTTGACAACGCAGGTGCTATGATGAGTGTGGATGAGACCCTGATGTGTTCCTTTCAG